Proteins found in one Corynebacterium canis genomic segment:
- a CDS encoding TSUP family transporter produces MEWVFVGAIIAGWVDAVIGGGGLVLIPLLMSAGLSPTMALGTNKLAGCLGTFTATVTLARRIGSPPAVLRYIPVALCCSGLGASVASLLSAAVMRPLVIGLLLVTGVFVALRPGFGTAGEGVTRRRPVLMLVIAGIIGFYDGIFGPGTGMFLIMGFTALLTGDFLRSAVYAKVVNVSTNVGALIVFGFTGQVWWELGLGLAVATVIGAQLGARTVLSGGAKLVRYALLIMVVVLVTRLVFSG; encoded by the coding sequence ATGGAATGGGTGTTCGTAGGAGCGATTATCGCCGGTTGGGTGGATGCGGTGATCGGGGGTGGGGGGCTCGTGCTTATCCCACTATTGATGTCTGCTGGCCTGTCACCGACGATGGCGCTCGGTACAAACAAGCTCGCAGGGTGCCTAGGAACCTTTACCGCTACCGTCACCTTGGCGCGCAGGATCGGCTCCCCACCTGCGGTTTTGCGCTATATTCCGGTGGCGCTGTGCTGTTCGGGATTGGGGGCGAGCGTTGCGAGCCTGCTTTCGGCCGCCGTGATGCGCCCGCTGGTCATTGGGTTATTGCTGGTAACCGGCGTTTTTGTGGCGCTACGCCCGGGATTCGGCACGGCGGGTGAAGGGGTCACGCGCCGGCGCCCAGTGCTGATGCTGGTGATCGCCGGGATCATCGGATTTTACGATGGCATTTTTGGCCCAGGCACCGGAATGTTCCTGATCATGGGTTTTACCGCGCTGCTCACGGGCGATTTCTTGCGCTCTGCTGTCTACGCAAAAGTGGTCAACGTCTCCACCAATGTCGGCGCCCTGATTGTGTTCGGTTTCACAGGTCAGGTTTGGTGGGAGCTGGGCTTGGGGCTGGCGGTAGCCACCGTGATCGGCGCACAACTCGGGGCTCGGACCGTGCTCAGCGGAGGGGCGAAGCTCGTTCGCTACGCCCTGCTCATTATGGTTGTGGTATTAGTCACAAGGCTGGTGTTTAGCGGCTAG